A segment of the bacterium genome:
GCCGTGATGGCTGGTGTGTGGGCGGCGATCCGGCGGCCGGGGCGGGTGGAGCGATTCTGCCTCGTCTGGGCCGCCGTCGTGCTCGCATTTTTCTCGGTAGCGGCCGGTAAACGGTCCGTGTATCTGCTCCCCGCGTTCCCGCCGATGGCGCTCCTTGGCGGCTTGGCGCTCGCGCGCTGGTGTCGGGCCCCAGTTTCGGAACGTGTGCGCTCGGGCGGTGCGGCGGCGGCCGTCTCACTTGTGTTTGCCGCCGTCGCCCTCGCGCTGCCGCCGGTGCAGGCGACACTCGTCGCGTGGGCACCGCACGTGGTGAGCAGCGATCGAGAAATGGTGGCGCCAGCGTTCGCAGTGCTAGCGCAGGCAGGCTCACTGGTAGTCGGAGTCGCGGCGGGGATCGGTGGTGCGCTCCTCGTCGCCGTGCGGGCGCGAACGGCCACTGCTCGCGGAAGCGCGCTCGTCGTTTTTGGCATCCTCCTGCCGCTTGCCATCACGCTCCTGGGCACACTTCCGCTCGCGCGCCTACTTGCGCCGCGAGAGTTCGCCGAGGCAGTCCGCCGCCGCGTCGGTCCAGATGCCGCTATGTGCGCGCTTGGCCCGGTGCCCACGAGCCTGCTCTGGTATCTAGACCGGCCGTTGCCGCCCTGCCGTCTGCAATGCGACCGGCCCGAAGGCATGGCGTGGGTGTTGCGCACGATGTCGTTCGATGCGCGCCACCGCGAGCCCTGTCTGACGCTCACGCTGCGTCACGATGGAACCGGGCTTGGCGACAGCATTCGCCTGGACCGAGTGATCGCGCGGACGGTTGGTGAAGCGGGTGGGTTGCGCGTCGTGGAAAAGGAAGCACCTTAAGCACTACCTCGAAGGCGCGCTGGTCTTACGACCAGGGCTCAGGATTGTCTCGTGCAGTCGGCGTTGCCTGCCAGACCGGTGATGGGTGTCGCGGATCGCTCGAGGAGCTAGTCCCGAGTCGGAAGTCCGTCAACAAATCTTGGGCGGTCTCACGCCGGCCGGCTGCGTTGCTCCTCCTCAGACATAGCGACGGCGATGCCTCGTCGTCGCGCGCTGCCGGGTGGCGCGCGATCCCGCCTGAGATGTGGCAACGGACTTCCGACTCGGGACACGTTAAGCGAAGAAGCGGGATCGATGTCGACGTTAGCGGCCCCGGCTTGATGAGCCGTTGTAACTTGCAGAATCGCGGGCGGGACGGCGCGTGCGCCGCCCGCGCGCGCGTCGTTTCGGCGGTGGCACGGAACCTGCGATCGCCTAGCACCGATTTCGCGGACGGCGCCCTCGGGCGCCGCACGCAGAAGGAGGTGCGATCCATGGCATCGCAGATCGAGAAGTCGATCGAGGTCGACGTCCCCGTGCGCACGGCCTACGATCAGTGGACCCAGTTCGAGCAGTTTCCGAACTTCATGGAGGGCGTCACGGAGGTGCGTCAGATCGACGACCGCCGGCTCTTCTGGCGCGCCGACGTCGGCGGCAGGGAGAAGACCTGGGAGGCCGTCATCGACGAGCAGATCCCCGACGCGCGCATCGCCTGGCACGCGACCACCGGTGCCCGCAACGCCGGCGTGGTGACCTTCCACCGCCTCGACGACCGGCGCTGCAAGGTGATGCTCCAGATGGAGTACGACCCCGAGGGCTTCACCGAGAACGTCGGCGACTTTCTCGGCGTCGCCAGCGCCCGCATCAGCGGCGACCTCGGGCGCTTCAAGGAGTTCATCGAGGATCGCGGCACGCAAACGGGCGCCTGGCGCGGCTCCATCGGCCGCCCGCTGCATTGAGCCGCGGCGCCGGGGTGGCCCGCGCCGCCCCGGCGTCAGGCCGCGACCAGCGTGAGCAGCACCACGCTGCGCTCCTCCGCCGTGACCGCATGCGGCACGCCGCTCTCGATGGCGACGATGGTGCCGGGGCCGAGCGTGCCCTGGCCGTCCCGGGCCTCGAAGCGGACACGCCCGGCGAGGATCTGCACCGTCGCCGGCCCGGCTTCGGCGGCGTCGTCGAGCGCCGCGCCGGCGTTCAGGAGGACCAGGACGACCCGCAGCGGGCCGTCCTTCACGAGCGTGATGCCGTTGCGGGTGCCGCTCTCCGCCTCGGGCTCGTCGCGCAGGCGGCGGGCCTCCGTGTCGAGCGCGAAGCACAGGAGCGGGCCGGACATCGTATGCGTGGGGCGTGTCATGGCTCCGTCGTAACGAGGGGCCGGGGGTCGGGCGAGCCCCCTCGACGGCAGCGCCGTCACGACACCGTCACGATCCGGTGCGCAGCGCGCCGATCGCGGCGCGGAGGCGGCCCGTCGCCGCGGTCACGGCCTCGGCGCAGGCCGCTTCGATGCGCTTCGCGGGCGGCGCTCCCGCCGCGGTCGTGGCGCGCGATCCGAGCTGGCGCAGCGCCTTGTCGGCTTTCGCGAGCGGACGGCGGAGCTTGCGCGCGGCCGCGCCCTTGTCGGCGAGGCGCCGTGCAGCGGCGAGGCCCTTGCCTGCGGCGCGCAGCCTCGCGGCGATCTGCTTGCGGAACGACTTCGGCGCGGTGGCGCACGCCGGCGGGGCGGCGAGCGCGCCGAGTGCGCAGCGCACGTCGTCCCAGCTCTGCACCGTGCCGGCGCAGACGGCGGCGCGGCAGGCGTCGCCGCTCGTGCAGGCGTCGGCGTCGTCGCAGGCGCCGCCCTCGGCGACGCCGCAGCACGGCCCGTCGGCGGGCGTGCAGCGCGGTGCGAGGTCGGCGGCGACCTCGGCGAGCAGGGCCGGGGCGCTGCGGCCCTGCGACTCCCACAGCGCGTAGACGGTGGGACCGGTGTCGTCGGGCGTGCCGTCGCGCAGGAACTCGGCGTACTCGCGCGTCGTCGTCTGGAAGCGCAGCCGTACGAGGACACGCGTCGCGCCCTCGGGGATCGCGTAGGTGGTGTCGTCCCAGTGCTGGCCGTCGGCGTAGGCCTGCCCGACGGGTGCGGCACCGATGGCCTCGAAGGCGGCGTTCGTGAAGCCGCGGGGTGGGATGCGGTTGTCGAACGCGACGACGTTGTTGAGCGCCAGGTGGAACGGCGTACCGGCGGCGAGCCCGGTCGCGGCACCGACGGCCGCGTCGATGGTGTGCACGGCCTCCCAGATCCTGGTCGTCGCGGCGTGGTCGAGGATGGCCGTGCCCTCGTCGTAGGCGCCGTCGGCGGCGACCAGCGTGTCGCCGGCATAGAAGCGCACCTCGAGCCACATGCGACGCCCCTCGGGGTAGCCGGTGGGCAGCTTGTGGCCCGTCTGGTTGACGACGCGGACGGCGAGCGCGGCGCCGGTCTGCGTCAGCTCGACGTCGGCCGCCTTCGCCAGCATCTCGGCGGTGCGCGCCTCGGCGGCGGCGACGCTCGCCGCGGTGAGGCCGCTCGCCGCGCCGTACTGCTCGAGGATCGCGCCCAGCACCCAGGTGTTGGCGCCGGGGAAGACGTGCTGCGCGAGGTCGCTACGCCCGCTGCCGCCCGAGCAGCCGGCGGCGTTCACCGTCGGCATGTGGCAGTCCTGGCAGGTCGCGACGGGGACGACGTTCGGCAGCGTCGCGGTGCGCAGACCGCCGAAGCGGCCGTCGGGGAAGACCACGCCCGTGGTCGCGAAGGCGCTCGCGCGCCACTCGCTGAACGTGCGCTGCTCGGGGAACATGTCGTGCGGGTTCTGCGTCGG
Coding sequences within it:
- a CDS encoding glycosyltransferase family 39 protein; the protein is MKQFMSPRQVAFASALAAALAFAVVATALPFYTRAEPREANAARAMVAGRGLVVPERDGDRPSKKPPLYHWLAAAALAIGVEPPELAVRLPSVLLAATAVGVTAGIGAALHGPLAGALAGLVLGSSFEWFRAATQARVDMTLTVFLSLAAIGLWLGTRRNRPAWCRLGALAAGAATLAKGPVGIILPLGIVVLDAFVHGEHRRLRRLVDPVAAAMLLLPPLAWYVAAALHSGAGVLHTQLVDENVARFLGIGNVGHRHGLLYYPPLLAGGLLPWTLAVMAGVWAAIRRPGRVERFCLVWAAVVLAFFSVAAGKRSVYLLPAFPPMALLGGLALARWCRAPVSERVRSGGAAAAVSLVFAAVALALPPVQATLVAWAPHVVSSDREMVAPAFAVLAQAGSLVVGVAAGIGGALLVAVRARTATARGSALVVFGILLPLAITLLGTLPLARLLAPREFAEAVRRRVGPDAAMCALGPVPTSLLWYLDRPLPPCRLQCDRPEGMAWVLRTMSFDARHREPCLTLTLRHDGTGLGDSIRLDRVIARTVGEAGGLRVVEKEAP
- a CDS encoding SRPBCC family protein, which codes for MASQIEKSIEVDVPVRTAYDQWTQFEQFPNFMEGVTEVRQIDDRRLFWRADVGGREKTWEAVIDEQIPDARIAWHATTGARNAGVVTFHRLDDRRCKVMLQMEYDPEGFTENVGDFLGVASARISGDLGRFKEFIEDRGTQTGAWRGSIGRPLH
- a CDS encoding cupin domain-containing protein codes for the protein MSGPLLCFALDTEARRLRDEPEAESGTRNGITLVKDGPLRVVLVLLNAGAALDDAAEAGPATVQILAGRVRFEARDGQGTLGPGTIVAIESGVPHAVTAEERSVVLLTLVAA